In Bradyrhizobium guangxiense, the following are encoded in one genomic region:
- a CDS encoding dihydroorotase: MLTDRRPVLLANARVVDPSRDFDGIGDVLIADGPIRETRRGIGAAGVPEGTDIVNCSGKIVAPGLIDMRAFVGEPGFSHRETFASASQAAATGGITTIICQPDTLPVIDNSATVDFVMRRARDTAIVNIQPMAALTKGMHGEEMTEFGLLKAAGAVAFSDAARSVTNAQVMRRALTYARDFDALIVHYTEDPDLVGEGVMNEGEFASRLGLMGIPSAAEAVVLERDMRLVALTGGRYHAASLTCIDSLDVLQRARDAGLAVSASVSINHLALNENDIGPYRSFLKLSPPLRSEDDRRALVAAMASGLLDVIMSDHNPQDVEVKRLPFAEAAPGAIGLETMLPAGLRLVHNGELELKTLIRAMSTRPAELLGLPGGTLRAGSPADVIVIDPDVPWVVDPADLKSPCKNTPFDEARFTGRVVRTIVGGRTVYEHV, translated from the coding sequence ATGTTGACCGACCGCCGCCCCGTCCTGCTTGCCAACGCCCGCGTCGTCGATCCCTCCAGGGATTTCGACGGCATCGGCGACGTCCTGATTGCCGACGGCCCCATCCGCGAGACCCGCCGCGGCATTGGTGCTGCCGGTGTCCCCGAGGGCACCGACATCGTCAACTGCTCCGGCAAGATCGTCGCGCCCGGCCTGATCGACATGCGCGCCTTCGTCGGCGAGCCCGGCTTCAGCCATCGCGAGACCTTTGCCTCCGCGAGCCAGGCGGCCGCGACCGGCGGCATCACCACCATCATCTGCCAGCCCGATACCTTGCCGGTCATCGACAATTCGGCGACCGTCGACTTCGTCATGCGCCGCGCCCGCGACACCGCCATCGTCAACATCCAGCCAATGGCGGCGCTCACCAAGGGCATGCACGGCGAGGAAATGACCGAGTTCGGCCTGCTCAAGGCCGCCGGCGCCGTCGCCTTCAGCGACGCTGCCAGAAGCGTGACCAATGCGCAGGTGATGCGCCGCGCGCTGACCTACGCGCGCGATTTCGACGCGCTGATCGTGCATTACACCGAGGACCCCGATCTCGTCGGCGAAGGCGTGATGAACGAAGGCGAGTTCGCTTCGCGCCTCGGCCTGATGGGCATCCCGAGTGCCGCCGAGGCGGTCGTCCTCGAACGCGACATGCGCCTCGTCGCGCTGACCGGCGGCCGTTATCACGCGGCCTCGCTGACCTGCATCGACTCCCTCGACGTCCTCCAGCGCGCCCGCGACGCCGGGCTCGCCGTCAGCGCCTCGGTCTCGATCAACCATCTGGCGCTGAACGAGAACGACATCGGCCCCTACCGGTCGTTCCTGAAGCTGTCGCCGCCGCTGCGCAGCGAGGACGACCGCCGGGCGCTGGTGGCCGCGATGGCCTCCGGCCTCCTCGACGTCATCATGTCCGACCACAATCCGCAGGACGTCGAGGTCAAGCGCCTGCCGTTCGCGGAAGCGGCTCCCGGCGCCATCGGCCTGGAAACCATGCTGCCCGCCGGCCTGCGCCTCGTGCACAATGGCGAGCTGGAACTGAAGACGCTGATCCGGGCGATGTCGACCCGTCCGGCCGAGTTGCTCGGCCTGCCTGGCGGAACCCTGCGCGCAGGCAGTCCCGCCGACGTGATCGTGATCGACCCCGACGTGCCCTGGGTGGTCGATCCCGCCGACCTCAAATCGCCCTGCAAGAACACCCCGTTCGACGAGGCCCGCTTTACAGGCCGCGTGGTGCGCACCATTGTCGGCGGCCGTACGGTGTACGAGCATGTCTGA
- the plsY gene encoding glycerol-3-phosphate 1-O-acyltransferase PlsY, which translates to MGLEAFLPVAFVIGYLFGSIPFGLILTRLAGTQDIRSIGSGSIGATNVLRTGRKSLAAGTLLFDALKGTAAVVIAGYIAGPNAAMVAGLGAFLGHLFPVWLKFRGGKGVAVYIGILLGLFWPGMVVFCLLWLATAFTTRYSSLSALVAAFITPMFLWWFGHLALSALFAVLTLLLFYAHRENIKRLQAGKESRIGEKA; encoded by the coding sequence ATGGGGCTTGAAGCATTCTTGCCGGTAGCTTTCGTGATCGGCTACCTTTTCGGCTCGATTCCGTTCGGGCTGATCCTGACCAGGCTCGCCGGCACGCAGGATATCCGCTCGATCGGCTCCGGCAGCATCGGCGCCACCAACGTGCTGCGCACCGGACGCAAGAGCCTTGCCGCGGGTACCCTGCTGTTCGACGCGCTCAAGGGCACCGCCGCCGTGGTGATCGCCGGCTACATTGCAGGACCCAATGCCGCCATGGTGGCCGGGCTCGGCGCCTTCCTCGGCCATCTCTTCCCGGTCTGGCTTAAGTTTAGGGGCGGCAAGGGCGTCGCCGTCTATATCGGCATCCTGCTCGGCCTGTTCTGGCCCGGCATGGTGGTGTTCTGCCTGCTCTGGCTGGCGACCGCCTTCACCACCCGCTACTCGTCGCTGTCGGCGCTGGTCGCCGCGTTCATCACGCCGATGTTCCTGTGGTGGTTCGGCCATCTCGCATTGTCCGCGTTGTTTGCGGTACTGACGCTGCTGCTGTTCTACGCGCACCGCGAGAACATCAAGCGATTGCAAGCAGGCAAGGAAAGCCGGATCGGCGAGAAGGCGTAA
- a CDS encoding patatin-like phospholipase family protein: MSEKIDGTQDGVGSQGTAASRLLSMTSIWSDSPAPPPPPKPASISPSPALVAPSPVAVEIRAAAVPVAPAPARSEQWPPRRLSLALQGGGTFAAFTWGVLERLLEEPVEIGTVSGASAGAINALLLASGLAEGGREAARSRLSRFWLRLMHEASFRSLMLVGGFSPAGSSVAFGPTLRSGQFDPFDLDPLRQALSRDINFSVLRDARCPKLLIAATRIRDGQQQIFRNDAITADVALASTCPPLVHCAVEIEGEAYWDGGFGGNPPLLRLAQDTTTADVLLVQVTPARDSYVPITLAAIDRRLDQIAANAALNAEMAAIAWARSHAVSPLRLTRIAAEDSVDGLAQRSSTDLGRGFIRLLHRSGRAAAERWLGQDAKAGTPPSMPARILAASEPALT, from the coding sequence ATGAGCGAGAAGATTGACGGCACGCAGGACGGAGTTGGTTCGCAGGGCACCGCGGCAAGTCGGCTGCTGTCGATGACCAGCATCTGGTCCGACTCACCCGCGCCGCCCCCTCCCCCAAAGCCGGCTTCCATTTCGCCGTCACCTGCCCTCGTCGCACCATCTCCTGTCGCGGTCGAGATCCGCGCCGCGGCCGTGCCGGTCGCCCCCGCCCCGGCGCGCTCCGAGCAATGGCCGCCGCGACGATTGTCGCTGGCGCTTCAGGGCGGCGGCACCTTTGCCGCCTTCACCTGGGGCGTACTGGAGCGGTTACTGGAAGAACCCGTCGAGATCGGCACCGTCAGTGGCGCCAGTGCCGGCGCCATCAACGCGCTTTTGCTCGCCTCCGGCCTCGCCGAAGGCGGCCGCGAAGCTGCGCGTAGCCGGCTGAGCAGGTTCTGGCTCCGCCTGATGCACGAGGCCTCGTTCCGCTCGCTGATGCTGGTCGGCGGTTTCTCGCCGGCAGGAAGCTCGGTCGCATTCGGGCCGACGCTGCGCTCCGGCCAGTTCGATCCGTTCGATCTCGATCCGCTCAGGCAGGCGCTGTCGCGCGACATCAACTTTTCCGTCTTGCGCGATGCGCGGTGCCCCAAGCTCCTGATCGCTGCGACGCGGATCCGTGACGGGCAGCAGCAGATCTTCCGCAACGACGCCATCACCGCCGACGTCGCGCTGGCCTCGACCTGCCCGCCTTTGGTGCACTGCGCCGTCGAGATCGAGGGCGAAGCCTATTGGGACGGCGGCTTTGGCGGCAATCCGCCCTTGCTGAGGCTGGCGCAGGACACGACGACGGCCGACGTCCTGCTGGTCCAGGTCACGCCGGCGCGCGACAGCTATGTGCCGATCACACTCGCCGCGATCGACCGCAGGCTGGACCAGATCGCGGCCAACGCCGCGCTCAACGCCGAGATGGCCGCGATCGCCTGGGCGCGATCGCACGCGGTCTCTCCGCTGCGGCTCACCAGGATCGCAGCGGAAGACTCCGTCGACGGCCTGGCACAACGCTCATCCACCGATCTCGGCCGCGGCTTTATTCGGCTGCTGCACCGGAGCGGCCGCGCAGCCGCCGAGCGCTGGCTCGGGCAAGATGCAAAGGCTGGCACGCCGCCGTCTATGCCCGCCCGGATCCTTGCTGCTTCCGAGCCTGCGCTAACCTGA
- a CDS encoding amidase, with the protein MISLADLQRRIEAGELSPDAAIAQSHAAIEAKEKDVRAFVRHDKAAKAQGSGPLRGIAVGIKDIIDTANMPTEMGSEIYRGWQPRADAPVVMMLKRAGATIIGKTTTTAFASRDPTPTLNPHNLGHSPGGSSSGSAAAVGAGMIPLALGTQTGGSVIRPAAYCGTAAIKPSFRMLPTVGVKCYSWALDTVGLFGARAEDLARGLLAMTGRTEFSGVVPATSPRIGVVRQEFAGAVEPAAEEGLLAAIKAAERAGASVQDIDLPEAVQEAWRIHPIVQDFEAHRALAWEFSERHDEIAPMLRASLDATAHLTPKEYDEARRVSRRGRRELGEMFEGVDVLLTYSAPGTAPAKELATTGDPRYNRLWTLMGNPCVNVPVLKVGGLPIGVQVIARFGNDAGALATAWFLENALAKSG; encoded by the coding sequence ATGATCTCACTTGCCGACCTCCAGCGCCGCATCGAAGCGGGGGAGCTTTCGCCCGATGCCGCCATCGCCCAGTCGCATGCGGCGATCGAGGCCAAAGAGAAGGACGTCCGTGCCTTCGTCCGTCACGACAAGGCCGCGAAGGCGCAAGGCTCGGGCCCGCTGCGCGGCATCGCTGTCGGCATCAAGGACATCATCGACACCGCCAACATGCCGACCGAGATGGGCTCGGAGATCTATCGCGGCTGGCAGCCGCGCGCCGATGCGCCTGTTGTCATGATGCTGAAGCGGGCGGGGGCCACCATCATCGGCAAGACCACGACCACGGCGTTTGCCTCGCGCGATCCGACCCCGACGCTCAATCCGCACAATCTCGGCCATTCGCCGGGCGGCTCGTCCTCGGGCTCGGCCGCCGCCGTCGGTGCCGGCATGATTCCGCTGGCGCTGGGCACCCAGACCGGCGGCTCGGTGATCCGGCCCGCCGCCTATTGCGGGACCGCCGCGATCAAGCCCTCGTTCCGCATGCTGCCGACGGTCGGCGTCAAATGCTATTCGTGGGCGCTCGACACGGTCGGCCTGTTCGGTGCGCGCGCGGAGGACCTCGCGCGCGGACTTTTGGCGATGACCGGCCGCACCGAATTTTCCGGTGTCGTTCCGGCGACGTCGCCGCGCATCGGCGTGGTCAGGCAGGAGTTTGCCGGCGCCGTCGAGCCGGCGGCCGAAGAGGGACTGCTGGCCGCGATCAAGGCGGCGGAGCGCGCCGGTGCCAGCGTGCAGGACATCGATCTGCCCGAAGCGGTGCAAGAGGCCTGGCGGATCCATCCCATCGTCCAGGACTTCGAGGCGCATCGCGCGCTGGCCTGGGAATTTTCCGAGCGTCACGACGAGATCGCGCCGATGCTGCGGGCAAGCCTCGATGCGACGGCCCATCTGACGCCGAAGGAATATGACGAGGCGCGCCGGGTCAGCCGTCGCGGCCGCCGCGAGCTCGGCGAGATGTTCGAGGGCGTCGACGTGCTCTTGACCTATTCGGCGCCCGGCACCGCGCCGGCCAAGGAGCTCGCGACGACCGGCGATCCCCGCTACAACCGGCTCTGGACGCTGATGGGCAATCCTTGCGTCAACGTGCCGGTGCTGAAGGTGGGCGGCCTGCCGATCGGCGTGCAGGTGATCGCACGGTTCGGCAATGACGCGGGCGCGCTCGCGACGGCGTGGTTCCTGGAGAACGCGCTGGCGAAGTCAGGTTAG
- the dprA gene encoding DNA-processing protein DprA — MLRPQGDAVDAINPSVELTEAERIDRLRLIRSDNVGPRTFRSLVDHFGTARAALERLPDLARRGGAARSGRICSADDAKAELAASRKFGIAWLAPGEDGYPARLAMIDDAPPLLAVRGSNKTLMRPMIAIVGSRNASGAGLKFAGQLARELGEAGFAVISGLARGVDQAAHRASVESGTIAVLAGGHDCIYPPEHGGLLTAILDQEGAAISEMPLGHEPRARDFPRRNRLISGASLGVVVVEAAHRSGSLITARMAAEQGREVFAVPGSPLDPRAAGANDLIKQGATLVTEAADIVNAVAPIMERPLLVPASEPDSEPFESNPQGHDRDQITGLLGPAPISIDDLVRMSGASPAIVRTVLLELELAGKLERHGGGLVSLL; from the coding sequence ATGCTCCGTCCACAAGGAGACGCCGTGGACGCCATCAATCCAAGCGTGGAGCTGACCGAGGCTGAGCGGATCGACCGCCTGCGGCTGATCCGCTCCGACAATGTGGGCCCGCGCACCTTCCGTTCGCTGGTCGATCATTTCGGCACCGCGCGCGCCGCACTGGAGCGGCTGCCGGATCTCGCCCGTCGCGGTGGCGCGGCGCGGTCAGGGCGCATCTGCAGCGCGGATGACGCGAAGGCCGAGCTCGCCGCGAGCCGCAAGTTCGGCATCGCCTGGCTCGCGCCCGGCGAGGACGGCTATCCGGCGCGGCTGGCGATGATCGACGATGCGCCGCCGCTGCTCGCGGTGCGCGGCAGCAACAAGACCCTGATGCGGCCGATGATCGCGATCGTCGGCTCGCGCAACGCCTCCGGCGCCGGGCTGAAATTCGCCGGTCAGCTTGCGCGCGAGCTCGGCGAAGCCGGCTTCGCCGTCATCTCAGGCCTCGCCCGCGGCGTCGATCAAGCCGCGCATCGCGCGAGCGTGGAGAGCGGCACGATCGCGGTGCTGGCCGGCGGCCATGACTGCATCTATCCACCCGAGCATGGCGGTCTGCTCACGGCGATCCTCGACCAGGAGGGCGCGGCGATCTCCGAGATGCCGCTCGGCCATGAGCCGCGCGCCCGCGATTTCCCTCGCCGCAACCGCCTGATCTCCGGCGCCTCGCTCGGCGTCGTCGTGGTGGAAGCCGCGCACCGCTCGGGCTCGCTGATCACCGCGCGCATGGCGGCCGAACAGGGTCGCGAGGTGTTCGCGGTGCCGGGCTCCCCGCTCGATCCGCGCGCCGCCGGCGCCAACGATCTGATCAAGCAGGGCGCAACGCTCGTCACCGAAGCTGCCGACATCGTCAACGCGGTCGCACCGATCATGGAGCGGCCGCTGCTGGTTCCTGCGAGCGAGCCCGACAGCGAGCCGTTCGAGAGCAATCCGCAAGGGCACGACCGCGACCAGATCACCGGCCTGCTCGGCCCTGCGCCGATCTCGATTGATGACCTCGTGCGGATGTCCGGCGCCTCACCTGCGATCGTGCGCACCGTGCTGCTGGAGCTTGAGCTGGCCGGAAAGCTCGAGCGTCACGGCGGCGGATTGGTGTCGCTGCTGTAG